From the Lacipirellulaceae bacterium genome, the window GAGCTGATGGTTGTGGTTCGACGTTTGTAACTTCGCTCTTCGGCGGTAAATGATTCGACAAGTGCCAGGCAATTCCTACCGGAGCAACGGCGAAGACGACAAGCGTGACAAGGGCCGTCATGTAACGCAAACCTTGCCGCTGTCGGCCTGCGAAGTAATGCATCAGCATCCCCAGCAATGCGATCGCTGTGCCGATCCAGAGAAAATGCAACATGGTCCAGCCAGCGATATGCCATCCGTGCGTATTGAGTAACGCGTTCATACGACAGAGCCTTAGGGGAAGAGGACTTTTGGTTTGGCTTTCACTTCTTTGTCTTTTGATCAATCAATTCGCGTAGCTCTTGGAGCTGTTTCTTCGAGAGTTGCCCGCCCTCGACCAAGTGTGCTGCCAAGCGGTCGGTCGAGCCATCGAACACGCCTTCGACCAGTTTGCGGACCATTCCGCGGGCCGTCTTCTTCTGGGTCGTGGCAGCCGACCAGGTGGCCCCGCGACCTTGGCCGGTTCGTTTGACGAGCCCCTTATCGAGCATCACGCGGAGCATGGTCGCCACGGTTGTGGTGGCGACTTCGCGCTCGCGACGGAGTTGTTCGCAAAGATCACTTAACGAAGTCGCACCGTCGGACCAGAGCACGCGAAGGATTTCCAGCTCGCCGTCGGTTGGTTGATTGGCAGGAGGTCGAGGCATGGGGAGTTCGTCGGTCGAGAGTAGAAAGGAGAGAGTCGAGGCATGGATCAACGACCTGCTCGATCCGCTAATTCTATCGAATTAGAACTACTAGTCAAGCCGATAATGTAGCCCTCTCGCTCCGCGAGAGGAATTGCGGTCTCTAGGAACGGCCTTCTCCTGCCGCTCCGGTATCGAGCGTGTGTTGGAGCGCTGCTTTTCCTACCGCGGAGCGGTAGGGCTACGGGGGTTACTCGAACAGCAGCACTGAATAATCAGCCGCTTGCGGCTTAGCCGGTACCACTTGCTCCGGCAGCAACCGCTCGCAACGAACTGCCCAGGCATCACTCGCCGTGGGCGGGGAGTCAACAAGTGAGCTCCACGCGACGGCCACTTCGACTTGCCAATGCGTTTCGGAGGAATGGGCGGCGACGAACCATTCAGGGTTCCACGTCGCGTCACCCCAGCATGCGTCGGAGGTCCAGCCGCGATGGTCGATCGTCATTTCATAGGCGGTAGCGTAATCGCGATCAACATCCAAGAGAAAACGGACCCGATCAAAATTCGAAAGATCCGTATCGCGAGATCGCGGACGCTCGTCCGGCACGAAAGCAATGCTTGCTTTGCGTTCCACCTTCGCGGTAAAGTAAAGATATTCCGAATCGTAAGCGAAACGTAATGCCACTGCTTGCGGCTTAGCTGTCGGGCTTTCGTTTACCTTGCCGTTCCAAATCGGATCATCGAGAACACCGTCAAGATGAGGCCGCTGAGCGGAGTAGACGCAAGCGATGGTTGGGATTGGTGCTTCCGATTCGCGGTCGCCTGTCACCCACTCTTCGAAGTCGACCCGCTTGCGATAGGAATCGCCCGGCGGTCGTCGTTTCAACGGGGTGTGCAATCCGATCGCTGCTTTCTCTTTCCCCAAGAGTCGCTGAATCGTGCCGCGGTGCCAATCGAGGTCGGGCGTTTGCAGGGCCTTGTTCGCTTTGAGTTGCTGAGTCGAAAACATACCGGCATAGGTAAG encodes:
- a CDS encoding BlaI/MecI/CopY family transcriptional regulator, yielding MPRPPANQPTDGELEILRVLWSDGATSLSDLCEQLRREREVATTTVATMLRVMLDKGLVKRTGQGRGATWSAATTQKKTARGMVRKLVEGVFDGSTDRLAAHLVEGGQLSKKQLQELRELIDQKTKK